CGGCGGCCTGGTGGACGGAGCCGCCGGTGCGCGCCAGCGTTTCCGCGATCACCGTGCGCTCGTAGCGCTCGATGCGCTCCTTGAGCGGCATGCCGTCTTCCGCCGCATCGGACACCACGGGCGTACGGCCGACACCCAGCACCAGGCGATCGGCGGCATTGCGCAGTTCGCGCACGTTGCCCGGCCAGTTCGATTGCATCAGCTCGTGCCGCTGACGCTCGGACAGCATCGGCAGGGGACGCTGATAGCGCACGGCGGCCTCCAGCAGGAAGTGCTCGAACAGCGGGATGATGTCTTCGCGGCGCTCGCGCAGCGGCGGCAGGTCGATGGCGACGACGTTCAGCCGGTAGTACAGGTCGCGCCGGAAGCCGCCGGCCGCGATCAGCGCCTCCATGTCGCCCTTGGCCGCGGCGACGATGCGCACGTCGATGCGCACCGAGGCATTCGAGCCCAGGCGCTCCAGCATGCCCTCCTGCAGCACGCGCAGCAGCTTGACCTGCAGCGCCAGCGGCATGCTCTCGATCTCATCGAGGAAAAGCGTGCCGCCGGACGCATGCTCGAGCTTGCCGATGCGCCGCTTGCCCGCACCGGTGAAGGCGCCGGCCTCGTGGCCGAACATCTCGCTCTCGAAGATCTGCTCGGGCACCGCGCCGCAGTTCAGCGCGATAAACGGTTTGTCGTGGCGCGGCGACAGCGTGTGCAGGCTGCGCGCGACCAGTTCCTTGCCGGTGCCGGTCTCGCCGTTGATGAGCACCGGCGCGTCGGTGGCGGCCACGTTGTCGATCAGCGCGCGGACCGAAGCCATCGCCTGGGAGCGACCGATGATGCGTGTGCCCGCTGCCGGCCCCGCCAGCTCGCGGCGCAGGGCGCGGTTTTCCAGTTCCAGCGCGCGGCGCTCCACGGCGCGGCGCACGGTCTCGGTCAGGCGCTCGGCGGGGAACGGCTTCTCGATGAAATCGAACGCGCCGTCGCGCATCGCCTGCACGGCCATCGTGATGTCGCCATGGCCGGTCACGAGCACCACCGGAATGCCGGTGCCGAACGACTGGCAGTGCGCCAGCACGTCGAGCCCGCTCGCGCCCGGCAGGCGCAGGTCGCTCACGACCACGCCGTGGAAATCGGCATCGATCCGGCCGACCGCCTCCTCGGCGCTGCTGTACGCCTGCACTTGGAACCCGGCCAGTTCCAGGCTCTGCGCGGTGGCCTGGCGGACGGGCGGATCGTCTTCGATAAAGAGAACGTTCAAGCCTTCGGACATGGATCGTTTGGTTGGAAGGAATCGGTCAGGACATCGCGGCCGGCACCACCTCGGCGCGCACCATCGACAGCATGAACTGGGCTCCGCCGTCCGGCAGATTGGCGGCCGACAGCGAACCGCCGAAGTCGCGCGCGATGCTGGTGGAGATCGCCAGTCCCAGGCCGAGGCCCTGACCGATCTCCTTGGTGGTGAAGAACGGTTCGAACAGGTGCGGCATGGCATCGGCCGAAATGCCGGGGCCATTGTCGCGCACGACGATGCACAACTGCGCCGGCGCGCCGTCGGCCGGGCCGATGTCGATGTCGATGCGGCCGGGGCGCGACAGGTCGTTGGCGGCGATGGCATCGAGCGCGTTGCCGATCAGGTTGATCAGCACCTGCTCGAGCTTGAGTTCGTCTGCGCGCACCACGCATTCGGCCTCGGGCAGGCGCCAGTGCAGCACGACCTCCACCTCGGCCAGGCGCGGACGCAGCAGCGCCAGCACGTGGTCGAGCGCGACGCGCACCTGCACATCGATGTGCTTGCGGCGCGAGCGGCCGGCGAACAGCTTGAGCTGGGCAGTGATCTTGCCCATGCGTTCGGTCAGATCGGCGATGGCGCGCAGGTTGTCCGCGGCGGCGCCGTGCTGGCCGCGCTCCAGCAGGATGCGCGTGTTGTCGGAGAAGGTGCGCAGCGCGGCCAGCGGCTGGTTGAGCTCGTGCGTGATGC
The sequence above is drawn from the Ralstonia solanacearum K60 genome and encodes:
- a CDS encoding sigma-54-dependent transcriptional regulator, with the protein product MSEGLNVLFIEDDPPVRQATAQSLELAGFQVQAYSSAEEAVGRIDADFHGVVVSDLRLPGASGLDVLAHCQSFGTGIPVVLVTGHGDITMAVQAMRDGAFDFIEKPFPAERLTETVRRAVERRALELENRALRRELAGPAAGTRIIGRSQAMASVRALIDNVAATDAPVLINGETGTGKELVARSLHTLSPRHDKPFIALNCGAVPEQIFESEMFGHEAGAFTGAGKRRIGKLEHASGGTLFLDEIESMPLALQVKLLRVLQEGMLERLGSNASVRIDVRIVAAAKGDMEALIAAGGFRRDLYYRLNVVAIDLPPLRERREDIIPLFEHFLLEAAVRYQRPLPMLSERQRHELMQSNWPGNVRELRNAADRLVLGVGRTPVVSDAAEDGMPLKERIERYERTVIAETLARTGGSVHQAADILQVGRATLYDKIKRYGL